From Woronichinia naegeliana WA131, the proteins below share one genomic window:
- a CDS encoding TMEM165/GDT1 family protein, translating into MDWQLLGLSFITVFLAEIGDKSQLAAIALGGSAKSPKAVFFGSVTALILASFLGVIAGGSLAQLLPAKILKAIAAIGFAILALKLLWPNSPENP; encoded by the coding sequence ATGGACTGGCAGCTATTAGGTCTTAGTTTTATTACTGTTTTTCTGGCTGAAATTGGGGATAAAAGTCAACTAGCGGCGATCGCTTTGGGGGGCAGTGCTAAATCCCCAAAGGCCGTTTTTTTCGGTTCAGTGACGGCTTTGATCCTGGCCAGCTTTTTGGGAGTCATCGCTGGAGGCAGTCTTGCCCAACTGTTACCGGCAAAAATTCTCAAGGCGATCGCGGCGATCGGGTTTGCCATTCTGGCGTTAAAACTCCTTTGGCCAAATTCACCAGAAAACCCCTAA
- a CDS encoding photosystem II reaction center protein K, translating into MEIALLLAKLPEAYQIFDPLVDVLPIIPLFFLALAFVWQAAVGFK; encoded by the coding sequence ATGGAGATCGCATTATTACTGGCTAAATTGCCGGAAGCCTATCAAATCTTTGATCCACTCGTTGATGTACTGCCTATTATCCCACTGTTCTTTTTAGCATTAGCGTTTGTCTGGCAGGCTGCGGTTGGCTTCAAGTAA
- a CDS encoding TMEM165/GDT1 family protein has translation MVATGDQANSESSSEAIQVQKKQPSYFRSVFTSTFITIFLAEMGDKTQLSTLLISAESQSPWIVFAGSASALIVTSLLGVLIGYWIARRLSPQVLDLSVAILLLLITGLLIGDVITY, from the coding sequence ATGGTAGCGACTGGTGATCAAGCCAATTCAGAATCGAGTTCAGAAGCTATTCAGGTGCAAAAAAAGCAGCCTTCCTATTTTCGGTCGGTTTTTACTTCGACCTTTATCACGATTTTTTTAGCAGAGATGGGTGACAAAACTCAACTCAGCACCCTATTGATTAGTGCAGAGTCCCAGTCGCCTTGGATTGTCTTTGCAGGATCAGCTTCGGCATTAATCGTTACTAGTCTTTTAGGCGTATTAATTGGTTATTGGATTGCAAGGCGGTTGTCTCCCCAGGTATTAGATTTATCGGTGGCGATCTTACTGCTATTGATTACAGGACTATTGATCGGTGACGTAATCACCTATTAA
- a CDS encoding NAD(P)H-quinone oxidoreductase subunit 4, producing the protein MTQFPWLTTTILFPIVAALFIPIIPDKDGKTVRWYSLIVGLIDFVILVYGFYTGYDLNNPNLQLVESYTWLPQIDLKWSVGADGLSMPLILLTGFITTLAIMAAWPVTLKPKLFYFLMLAMYGGQIAVFAVQDMLLFFLVWELELVPVYLILSIWGGKRRLYAATKFILYTAGGSLFILLGALTMAFYGDTTTFDMSAIAAKHFPLNLQLLLYAGFLIAYGVKLPIFPLHTWLPDAHGEATAPAHMLLAGILLKMGGYALLRMNLQMLPDAHAIFAPVLVILGVVNIIYAALTSFAQRNLKRKIAYSSISHMGFVLIGMSSFTDLGLSGAMLQMISHGLIGASLFFMVGATYDRTHTLMLDEMGGVGQKMKKMFAMWTACSFASLALPGMSGFVAELMVFVGFATSDAYNPIFRTIVVILMGVGVILTPIYLLSMLREILYGPENKELTSHHALIDAEPREVFIIACLLVPIIGIGFYPKLVTQIYASSAEQLTATLRRSVPSLVQNVALAPIETVALQAPEIGR; encoded by the coding sequence ATGACCCAATTTCCTTGGCTAACCACCACTATTCTCTTTCCCATCGTCGCGGCCCTCTTCATTCCCATCATCCCAGATAAGGATGGTAAAACCGTTAGATGGTATTCCCTAATTGTCGGTTTAATCGATTTTGTTATTTTAGTTTATGGCTTTTATACGGGTTACGACCTGAATAATCCCAACTTACAGTTGGTGGAGAGCTATACCTGGCTACCCCAAATTGATTTGAAATGGTCAGTGGGAGCCGATGGTCTTTCGATGCCCTTGATCCTGCTCACAGGCTTTATCACCACCCTGGCCATTATGGCAGCTTGGCCTGTCACCCTTAAACCCAAGCTCTTTTATTTTTTGATGTTGGCCATGTATGGCGGGCAAATTGCGGTGTTTGCCGTGCAGGATATGTTGCTCTTTTTCCTAGTTTGGGAATTGGAGTTAGTCCCCGTTTATCTGATTCTTTCGATCTGGGGGGGGAAACGTCGGCTCTACGCAGCCACTAAGTTTATTCTCTACACGGCGGGGGGTTCCCTGTTTATTTTGCTGGGTGCTCTAACCATGGCCTTCTATGGCGATACCACGACCTTTGATATGTCGGCGATCGCGGCCAAACATTTCCCGTTGAATTTGCAGCTATTGCTCTATGCCGGTTTTCTCATTGCCTACGGGGTGAAATTACCGATTTTTCCGCTCCATACCTGGCTACCTGATGCTCACGGGGAAGCGACGGCTCCAGCCCACATGTTACTGGCGGGAATTTTGCTGAAAATGGGGGGATATGCCCTATTACGCATGAATTTACAGATGTTGCCCGATGCCCATGCTATTTTTGCCCCTGTGTTAGTGATTCTTGGGGTTGTCAATATTATCTATGCGGCCTTAACCTCCTTTGCCCAACGGAACCTGAAGCGTAAAATTGCCTATTCTTCCATTTCCCACATGGGCTTTGTGTTGATTGGGATGTCCTCTTTTACCGACTTAGGTTTGAGTGGAGCGATGTTACAGATGATTTCTCATGGTCTGATTGGAGCCAGTCTCTTTTTCATGGTCGGAGCCACCTACGATCGCACCCATACCTTGATGTTGGATGAGATGGGGGGTGTGGGCCAAAAGATGAAAAAAATGTTTGCTATGTGGACGGCCTGTTCCTTTGCTTCTTTGGCGTTACCTGGCATGAGTGGCTTTGTTGCTGAACTGATGGTCTTTGTGGGTTTTGCTACCAGTGATGCCTATAACCCGATTTTCCGTACCATTGTGGTGATTTTGATGGGGGTTGGGGTCATTCTCACACCGATCTATCTGCTCTCGATGCTGCGAGAAATTCTCTATGGCCCAGAGAACAAGGAGCTTACCAGTCATCATGCTCTGATTGATGCGGAACCCCGTGAGGTGTTTATTATTGCCTGTTTATTGGTTCCCATTATTGGCATTGGTTTCTATCCTAAGTTAGTCACTCAAATCTATGCTTCTAGCGCGGAACAGTTAACAGCAACATTACGGCGATCGGTTCCCAGTTTGGTGCAGAATGTGGCCCTTGCTCCGATTGAAACGGTGGCTTTACAGGCTCCTGAAATTGGTCGTTAA